One Actinomycetota bacterium genomic window, TCGCCGGCGTGTTCCAGTCGGGCGTCCTGGTCCGGCTGGTCACGTTCGCCGGTGAGGCGTGGTACCCGCACCACATCGTGGGGGCACTGCGGTGGGGCCTGACACCGTTGGAGGACCAGCAGCTCGCGGGAGGGTTGATGCTGTTCCCCGGTGGACTCGCGTACCTCATCGCCGGGGTGCTGCTGTTCCTACGCTGGTTACGCGCCGACGAGCGTGCCGCGGTGCTGTACGGCCGGATCTGAGGAGAAGCGATGGCACCCAGAAGCTGGTTGCTGGCGTGCAGCCTGACGGTGGCTGCGGTGGTTGCGGCGTGTGACGTCGTCCCCGGCCGCGCCCCCGAGGCGGGCACCGAGACACAGGTGGAGCTCGGCCGGGAACTGATCCAGCGGTACGGCTGTGGCAGCTGCCACACCATCCCCGGGATCCGCGGGGCCAACGGGCTGGTCGCTCCTCCGCTGACGAACTTCAGCGAGCGGGCGTACGTCGCCGGGACCCTGCCCAACACGCCGGAGAACGTCGCACGCTGGGTCCAGGACCCGCCCAGCATCGAACCGGGAACCGCCATGCCCGTCCTGGGCGTCACCGAGGAAGAGGCGCGCAACATCGCCGCCTACCTGCACAGCATCAAGTAGCCGGGACCAAGTAGCGACAGATCGCGCCGTTCGGGGCGGGCAGCCGGGCCCGTGGGTGCGACCGACCCGCCCGGTTGGCGGACGCTACTCCTCTTCCGCGGGCGAGGCGCCATGGCCGTAGGCCGGAGCCGGACCGGGCGCAAGCGGTGCGGCCTCGTCCTCGGCCCCCGCCCGTGCCGGCCGCTGCGACGATCCCGCCAGGTCACGGCACCACCGGTAGGTGATCAACGCCACCAGGATGGGGACCACCACCGCGGCGGCCCGCAGGGTGTACATCGTCGACACGATGCTGACGTTCAACTGGGTGGCGATGATGTCCTGAGCACCAGCGATGTGGAGCACCACGTAGAACGACAGACCAGCAGCCCCGAACGCGGTGCGGCCCGGGCGGTCGCGCGGCCGGTCCAGGACGTGGTGGTAGCCCCAGTCGCGTGTGAGGGTGCGCTCCAGGGCGGGGTAGAAGTACAGGATGACGAACGTCACGGTCGGCAGGAGCACCGCGGGGAAGAACGGGTTGGCGAGCATGAACCCCCAGCCGGTGAACTCCCACGCCGGGAAGATCCGCAGCGCACCTTCGAGCCAGCCCATGTACCAGTCCGGCTGCGCGCCGGTGCTCACGATGAACGCTTCGTAGGGGCCGTAGTACCACACCGGGTTGATCTGGACGAAGCCGCCGAGCGCCGCCAGCACCGCAGTGGTCAGCGCGAACATCCCGAACGACATCGCGGTGTACGTCGGCCACAACCGCGCCCCCACCACGTTGCGCTCCGTGCGGCCAGGACCCGGGAACTGCGTGTGGGTCTGGCGGAAGACCAGCGCGAGGTGCACGCCGATCAGCCCGGCGAGCATCGCCGGCAGCAGGAAGACGTGGCCGGTGAACAGACGCGACATGATGTACTCGCCCGGGAACGGGCCGCCGAAGATCAGCGACGTGGTCCAGGTCCCGATCAGGGGGATCGACTCGATCACCGCGTGAGCGATCCGCAGACCCGTCCCCGACAGCAGATCGTCCAACAGCGAGTAGCCGGCGAAGCCCTCGATCAGCGAGATCAGCAGGAGCGTCACGCCGATCGCCCAGTTCAGGTCGCGCGGTCGGCGGAACGCACCGGTGAAGAACACCCGCGCCAGGTGGACGACGATCGCCGCGACGAAAACCAGGGCCGCCCAGTGGTGCATCTGCCGGAAGAACAGGCCGGCGCGCACGTCGAAGCTGAGCTGGATGACCGAGTGGTACGCGGCCGTCATCTCGACGCCACGCAGCGGGCCGTAGCTGCCCTCGTAGGTGGTGTGGACCAGGGACGACTCGTAGAACACGGCGAGGAACGTCCCGGTCATGACCAGGATCACGAAGCAGTACAGCGCCACCTCACCGAACAGGAACGTCCAGCTCTCCGGGAAGATCTTGGTCAGCTTCTTCTCGGCGAACTCCGACCCGCCGACGCGGCGGTCGACCCAGCGGGCGAGGCGCTCGATCACCCCGTCTCCTGGCGCGCAGCTGACGGCCAGGTCCAGAAGCCCGGCCCCACCGGCACGTCGTAGTCGCCGCCTGCGATCAGGTAGCCCTGACCGTCGACAGCGAGGGGGAGCTGAGGCAGGGGACGGGTCGCGGGACCGAACGTCGGCTTCGCCCCCTGGAGCACGTCGAACGCGCTCTGATGGCACGGACAGAACAGCTGCTGGGTCTCGACCTGGTACAGGCCCACCGGACAGCCGTTGTGGGTGCAGACCTTGGAGTAGGCCACG contains:
- a CDS encoding cytochrome c oxidase assembly protein, with protein sequence AGVFQSGVLVRLVTFAGEAWYPHHIVGALRWGLTPLEDQQLAGGLMLFPGGLAYLIAGVLLFLRWLRADERAAVLYGRI
- a CDS encoding cytochrome c, whose protein sequence is MAPRSWLLACSLTVAAVVAACDVVPGRAPEAGTETQVELGRELIQRYGCGSCHTIPGIRGANGLVAPPLTNFSERAYVAGTLPNTPENVARWVQDPPSIEPGTAMPVLGVTEEEARNIAAYLHSIK
- a CDS encoding cytochrome bc complex cytochrome b subunit, which produces MIERLARWVDRRVGGSEFAEKKLTKIFPESWTFLFGEVALYCFVILVMTGTFLAVFYESSLVHTTYEGSYGPLRGVEMTAAYHSVIQLSFDVRAGLFFRQMHHWAALVFVAAIVVHLARVFFTGAFRRPRDLNWAIGVTLLLISLIEGFAGYSLLDDLLSGTGLRIAHAVIESIPLIGTWTTSLIFGGPFPGEYIMSRLFTGHVFLLPAMLAGLIGVHLALVFRQTHTQFPGPGRTERNVVGARLWPTYTAMSFGMFALTTAVLAALGGFVQINPVWYYGPYEAFIVSTGAQPDWYMGWLEGALRIFPAWEFTGWGFMLANPFFPAVLLPTVTFVILYFYPALERTLTRDWGYHHVLDRPRDRPGRTAFGAAGLSFYVVLHIAGAQDIIATQLNVSIVSTMYTLRAAAVVVPILVALITYRWCRDLAGSSQRPARAGAEDEAAPLAPGPAPAYGHGASPAEEE